Genomic DNA from Niabella ginsenosidivorans:
CAGCCATATAGATGAATTGATTGCTGCATTTTTATCCCGGCAACTGGACGAGAGTTCAATGAAGGAACTAACAGAATGGGTAAATGCCACGCCTGCCAATAAATTATATTTCCGGCAGCAGCTGGAAGTATGGTCTGCTGCAATTGAGCAAAAAAACGCCCATTTATATAATAAGGACAAGGCTTTTAAACGGTTTAAGAACAGGGTGCGACGTGTAAAAGCAGCCGGCAATAAAGAACCTTTACGCCCGTCTATTATTATGGCTGCCCATAAGCGCGGGTTCTATTATAAAGTTGCTTCTTATGCCGCTATCCTGGTTATAATAGCAGGTATGGTGCTTTTTCTTCGTACTACCCGTTCCGGACCAGGTGCTGCTTCCGGCAGGGAACGGGTATCATTTATTCAGATAGACGTTCCCTTGGGAGCAAGAAAAAAATGTATACTGCCCGATAAAACGGTGGTATGGCTCAATGCGGGCTCTGTTTTCAAATACCCCTCTGGTTTCAGCGGCAAAACCAGGAAAGTATTTTTAAACGGAGAAGGGTATTTTGAAGTGACCAAGGATGCCGGGCACCCTTTTATTGTAACTACTTCCAAAGGTACTATTACGGTTACGGGAACAACTTTCAATGTGTATGCATATGCAGCAAAGCCCCGTTTTGTTACCGCATTGCTTGAAGGGCATGTGAGCGTTATTGCTAAAAACGGTAAAGCTGTAAATCTTTTACCGTTACAAAAAGCAGAATTGAACAATGAGGCGTTAACAATTTCTTCCATATCTGACCCTGACGAATACAGATGGAAGGATGGTTTGATCTCGTTTGATAACGAACGGATCACTGATGTACTGGAGCGCCTGGGGATCGCGTTTGGTCAGAAAATAACTATTCAGCACCTGGATAACCCCAACCTGTTACTGACAGGGAAGTTCAGACTTAAAGACGGATTGGAATATGCGCTGAAAGTGCTGAGCGAGAGCTATGACATTACCTATAAACATGATGCTAACGATAAGGGATATATCATTATAAACTGACCAAATTACGAGAGCGAAGCATTTATGGGAATAAGGACATAAACGATTTAAAACATTGCTGTCATCAAATTCAATCGCTGTTATAAAATAATTGCGGGCATTTATTTGTCATTGAGAATAATAATAAACATTCAATCATACATGAATATAAAATCAACATCAGTTTCCCCGTCCGGTAATTTTAAAAAACGGGGTTTGAAGACGTATCTGATAAAAGGGATTTGTGTGCTTCTTATGCTCTTATACTGCGTGCATAATATAAGTGCGGCCGTTTATCAAACCCGGACCGTATCGCTCAATATACAGAATGCGCCGTTAAAAGAAGTACTGAGGGCCATTGAGGATCAGACGGATTATCTTTTTATCTATTCAAAGGATATAGACGTTGCCCGTAAAGTGTCGTTAAATGTGCAAAACGAAACCATTCCCAATGTGCTGAAAACATTGCTTACCCCTCTTAAGCTGGTATATAAAACTGAAGGGCAGCATATAACGATCATAAAAGAGAACCCCGTGGCACGGAATAACCCGTCATCATTGGCATCGAGAATGCTGCGTGGTACGGTAACAGATGCCAAGACTCAGAAACCGATAGCCGGTGCCAGCGTTACTATTTCGGGCACAGCCATTGGTACCACAACAGATAAAGATGGTTTTTATCAATTACGGACCGATCAGAAAGAATGTATCTTAAAGATCACCTATGTTGGGTATAATGATCTGGAAATAAAAGTAAATACAACTGAAAACATCTATGATGCAGCCCTGTATGAAAAGGAAAATTCCTTAACGGAAACGGTTGTGATCGGCTATGGCACGCAACGTAAAATAAGCAATATAGGCGCACAGTCATCATTAAAACCGTCTGATATAAAAATCCCGTCTTCCAACCTGACGGGAGTGCTGGCTGGAAGGCTTGCCGGGGTTATCTCTGTACAACGTACGGGAGAACCGGGCAAAAACTCTGCGGATATCTGGATCAGGGGGATTTCTACACCCAACACTTCATCTCCTTTAATTCTTGTAGATGGTGTGGAACGCCCTTTCAATGATGTTGACCCCGAAGACGTAGAATCGCTTACCATCCTGAAAGACGCTTCAGCAACGGCTGTTTACGGGGTACGTGGCGCCAATGGTGTAATCATTATCAAAACAAAGCCGGGAAGGATAGGAAAGCCGACCATCAACGCGGATTATTACGAATCGTTTATCCGGTTTACAAAAAAGGCAGACCTGGCAAATGGTATCGGATACATGAACGCTGCCAACGAGGCTTTGCGCAACGACGGGCTGGCCCCTAAATATTCACAGGAATACATTGAGAATACAAGGCTGGGAAAGGATCCCTATTTGTACCCGAATGTTGACTGGTTGAAAGAAGTATTCAATAACTGGGGGTACAACAGAAGGGCAAATGTGAACGTACGCGGGGGAAGTGAAAAAGCTACTTACTATGCTTCCGTAAGCTACTATAACGAAACCGGAATGACGGCCACAGACAAAAGCATTACAGCCTATAACTCTAAAATGAAATACAGCCGCTATAACTTTACTACGAACGTAGCTATTAATGCAACGCCTACCACAAAGGTAGAAATAGGCGCACAGGGTTATTTGGGCGAAGGGAACTATCCGGCCATTTCCTCTCACGACATTTATGCTTCTGCTATGTCCATTTCTCCCGTGGATTATCCCAAAATGTTTTATGTGCGGGGGCAGGCCTATGTTCCCGGCATCAACCCGAACGGGGGCTTCCGGAATCCTTATGCCGATGCCACCCGAAGGGGCTATGATAACCTCACAAAGAACCAGGTATATTCAAATCTCAGGGTTACCCAGGACCTGGCGATGCTCACACGTGGTTTAACATTCTCGGCAATGTATGCCTATGACGTGTATAATGAAGTAGATCTTCACCAGACCCGCAGGGAATCTACCTGGTACCTTACCGATATAAACATACCTTATGATATGGATGGATACCCGATATTGACCAAGACCTATACAGGATCTGATGTACTGGATTATAGTCAGTCCTCGTCAGGTAACAAGAAAACATATCTGGAGACCTCATTTAATTATGACAGGGCTTTTGGTGATCATCGTGTAAGCGGGCTATTGCTGTATAATCAGCAGCAAAGATTGGTTTATCCGCAGAGCACGCTGGAAAATGCCATTCCGTACAGGATGCAGGGCGTTGCTGGACGTGCCACCTACTCATGGAAGGACCGTTATTTTGCGGAATTTAATATAGGATATACAGGTGCAGAAAATTTTTCTCCCAGGAAAAGATACGGTACGTTCCCTGCCTATGGCGCAGGATGGGTTGTATCTAATGAAAAATTCTGGGAACCGTTTCATGATGTGATTTCTTTCCTGAAATTCAGATATACCGACGGGAAAATAGGGAACAGCAACGTATCGGACAGGCGCTTTATGTATCTGGATCAAATAGCAGCAAACGGTTCCTATGGATATATTTTCGGATCGAACGGTACCAGGTATGGTGGTTATGAGATCATCAATAATGCGGTAGATCTCGTATGGGAAGAATCGCGAAAGCAGGACCTGGGTGTTGAGCTGAAAACATTGGGAGGCGATCTGTCCATTATTTTCGACCTGTTCAGGGAAAGACGTAAGAACATTTTATTAAAACGTGAAAACTCAATCCCGTCCTTCATCGGGTACAATATGGCTTCACCTTACGGTAATGTAGGTATTGTAGAAAACAAGGGCTTTGACGGAACAATAGAATATAATAAACGCTTTAACCAGAACTGGACGATTAATCTTAGAGGAAATATGACCTATAACAACGATAAGTGGATCAAGGGAGATTTACCGGAGCAACGCTATCCGTGGATGAACCAGCACGGACAAAAGATCCTTGCTCAAACCGGCTATATAGCCGAAGGCCTGTTTACGCAGTCGCAAATTGATGATATGACCCGCTGGGAAGCGCTTTCGGACGAGGATAAGCTCATAACCCCCAAGCCGTTTGCCACCCAGTTTGGCAAAGTAAAAGCCGGCGATATCCGGTATAAGGATCTGAATAACGATGGTAAAATTGATGCTTATGATAAAACGTATATCAGCCGGGGCGACGTTCCTGCAATGGTGTACGGGTTAGGGTTTACTGTTATGTGGAAAAACTTATCCGTCAGCGCTCTTTTCCAGGGAACTGCACAGGCAGAGCGTATATTGAGAGGCAACAGCATACAACCGTTTAACGGTGGTGGCGGAGCCGGAAACCTGTATAGCAATATCAATGACAGATGGACGGAAGAAAACCCCAGCCAGAATGTATTCTATCCCCGGCTTTCCTATGGAAGTGAAACACCGGATAATCAGAATAACTTTCAGCCAAGCACCTGGTGGCTGCGTGATGTGAGTTTCCTGCGCCTGAAAACATTACAGGTTTCTTATAACTTACCTAAAAGCTGGGCTCAGAAAATATCGCTCACCAATGCAGCCGTTTATATGATGGGATACAACCTGTTGACCTTTTCCAAATTCAAATTATGGGACCCCGAACTGAATTCGGACGACGGCAGCCAATATCCGAATACGTCCTCACTTTCTATAGGAATAAACTTTACATTTTAAATTTAAAAGCGATGAAACGCCCATATAAAAATTTTTCACACACAACCTGTTCCGCCAAAGCGGGCGGCAGCATACGAAGCCTGACATTGAAATGCATGATCCTGTTACTGGTGCTGTCAGCAGGGGCATGTTCTAAATATTTTGACCAGGTGCCGCAGGATCGCTTGTCAACGAATGAAATATTTCAGACAAGATCCGGTGCATTGGGCTATCTGGCAAACGTGTATACGTATATACCGGATGAATTTAACCAAAGACAGGTTCATGAAACCGCCCTGTACAGAACGCCTGGCCCGTGGACAGCGGCCAGCGATGAGGCTGAGTATGTACTATCTGATAATAAGGCAAAACTGATAAACAATAACACCCTTGATGCCACAGACCAGACTATGGTAAAATACCGTTGGAAAAGCTGGTTTACGGGAATCCAGCAGGCAGAAGCGTTTATAGCCAATATTGATAAGGCTCCGGCAGATCAGGTGAGCACGTCGGAAAAAATACAGTGGAAAGCGGAGGCCAAGGCGATGCGCGCCATTTATTACTTTTATCTTGTACGTACCTATGGGCCCGTGCCGGTTCTGAAAGAAAACTATACACAGGATACCCCTACCGATGAATTACAGTTGCCCAGAAGCACAGTAGACGAGTGTTTTAATTATATTGTTGAACAATTGAAAGAAGCACAAAACGAAGGGCTTTTAGATAATGCGGCCACAGATGCTGTTTCCGGATTAGGGCGCATTGATAAGGCCATCGCACAGGCTTTCATTATTGAAGCGCTTACATTCAGGGCAAGCTGGTTATTTGACGGGGAATGCAGCTATTATGCCGGTTTGGCAAACAACGACGGGCAAAAGTTATTTCCCGAAAAGCCCAGTGCTGCAACCATTAGAAGTAACTGGCAAAAAGTGGCTGATGAATGTGCAACGTTCCTGAATACGTATGGAACACGCTACAGGTTAATGTACACCAATAAGAACGGAACGGTTGTGGGCAGCGCTGATGCTGCGGACTTTGAT
This window encodes:
- a CDS encoding FecR family protein, whose translation is MKELTEWVNATPANKLYFRQQLEVWSAAIEQKNAHLYNKDKAFKRFKNRVRRVKAAGNKEPLRPSIIMAAHKRGFYYKVASYAAILVIIAGMVLFLRTTRSGPGAASGRERVSFIQIDVPLGARKKCILPDKTVVWLNAGSVFKYPSGFSGKTRKVFLNGEGYFEVTKDAGHPFIVTTSKGTITVTGTTFNVYAYAAKPRFVTALLEGHVSVIAKNGKAVNLLPLQKAELNNEALTISSISDPDEYRWKDGLISFDNERITDVLERLGIAFGQKITIQHLDNPNLLLTGKFRLKDGLEYALKVLSESYDITYKHDANDKGYIIIN
- a CDS encoding SusC/RagA family TonB-linked outer membrane protein; the protein is MKTYLIKGICVLLMLLYCVHNISAAVYQTRTVSLNIQNAPLKEVLRAIEDQTDYLFIYSKDIDVARKVSLNVQNETIPNVLKTLLTPLKLVYKTEGQHITIIKENPVARNNPSSLASRMLRGTVTDAKTQKPIAGASVTISGTAIGTTTDKDGFYQLRTDQKECILKITYVGYNDLEIKVNTTENIYDAALYEKENSLTETVVIGYGTQRKISNIGAQSSLKPSDIKIPSSNLTGVLAGRLAGVISVQRTGEPGKNSADIWIRGISTPNTSSPLILVDGVERPFNDVDPEDVESLTILKDASATAVYGVRGANGVIIIKTKPGRIGKPTINADYYESFIRFTKKADLANGIGYMNAANEALRNDGLAPKYSQEYIENTRLGKDPYLYPNVDWLKEVFNNWGYNRRANVNVRGGSEKATYYASVSYYNETGMTATDKSITAYNSKMKYSRYNFTTNVAINATPTTKVEIGAQGYLGEGNYPAISSHDIYASAMSISPVDYPKMFYVRGQAYVPGINPNGGFRNPYADATRRGYDNLTKNQVYSNLRVTQDLAMLTRGLTFSAMYAYDVYNEVDLHQTRRESTWYLTDINIPYDMDGYPILTKTYTGSDVLDYSQSSSGNKKTYLETSFNYDRAFGDHRVSGLLLYNQQQRLVYPQSTLENAIPYRMQGVAGRATYSWKDRYFAEFNIGYTGAENFSPRKRYGTFPAYGAGWVVSNEKFWEPFHDVISFLKFRYTDGKIGNSNVSDRRFMYLDQIAANGSYGYIFGSNGTRYGGYEIINNAVDLVWEESRKQDLGVELKTLGGDLSIIFDLFRERRKNILLKRENSIPSFIGYNMASPYGNVGIVENKGFDGTIEYNKRFNQNWTINLRGNMTYNNDKWIKGDLPEQRYPWMNQHGQKILAQTGYIAEGLFTQSQIDDMTRWEALSDEDKLITPKPFATQFGKVKAGDIRYKDLNNDGKIDAYDKTYISRGDVPAMVYGLGFTVMWKNLSVSALFQGTAQAERILRGNSIQPFNGGGGAGNLYSNINDRWTEENPSQNVFYPRLSYGSETPDNQNNFQPSTWWLRDVSFLRLKTLQVSYNLPKSWAQKISLTNAAVYMMGYNLLTFSKFKLWDPELNSDDGSQYPNTSSLSIGINFTF
- a CDS encoding RagB/SusD family nutrient uptake outer membrane protein, with translation MKRPYKNFSHTTCSAKAGGSIRSLTLKCMILLLVLSAGACSKYFDQVPQDRLSTNEIFQTRSGALGYLANVYTYIPDEFNQRQVHETALYRTPGPWTAASDEAEYVLSDNKAKLINNNTLDATDQTMVKYRWKSWFTGIQQAEAFIANIDKAPADQVSTSEKIQWKAEAKAMRAIYYFYLVRTYGPVPVLKENYTQDTPTDELQLPRSTVDECFNYIVEQLKEAQNEGLLDNAATDAVSGLGRIDKAIAQAFIIEALTFRASWLFDGECSYYAGLANNDGQKLFPEKPSAATIRSNWQKVADECATFLNTYGTRYRLMYTNKNGTVVGSADAADFDPYESYRRGVRTLRSDMASNTEMIFYRIDNSAGTMEYDRMPNDHRISDGNYKGGSLLGATQEQVDAYFMNNGMSPITGYKANGITPSINEASGYVEDGVSKADYTSATGQVYAPAGARMMYVNREPRFYADITFSGQKWFAGTNGGNITDFTYSGACGKLYGVNDYSSTGYLVRKHMGAGDRNQSLICILLRLPNIYFNYMEALCHIDPTSAELWKYMNAIRKRAGIPMYGEGANALPRPADANSVMDLIRKEKRVELGFENTRYFDLRRWGLATEFFNKAVHGMNINADGNDFFVRSKVIDRSFNRQYFFPIPQGEIDIDKNLVQNTGY